One candidate division WOR-3 bacterium genomic region harbors:
- a CDS encoding adenosine-specific kinase: protein MELKSVKIRKPDDTNIILGQSHFIKTVEDIYETLVSSVPGIKFGIAFCESSGPCLVRSDGNDTELMKLAEENAYNISCGHSFIIIMRSAYPINVLNAIKSVPEVCSIFCATANPLEVIIAETEQGRGILGVIDGEKTKGIEMDKDKQERKEFLRQIGYKK from the coding sequence ATGGAACTAAAATCAGTAAAAATAAGAAAACCTGATGATACTAATATCATTTTGGGTCAATCACATTTTATAAAAACAGTAGAAGATATTTACGAGACTTTAGTTAGTTCTGTACCAGGAATAAAATTTGGAATTGCTTTTTGTGAGTCATCTGGTCCTTGTTTAGTCCGTAGTGATGGTAATGATACTGAGTTAATGAAACTTGCTGAAGAGAATGCTTATAATATCAGTTGCGGGCACTCGTTTATTATAATAATGAGAAGCGCATACCCAATTAATGTACTTAATGCGATAAAATCAGTGCCGGAGGTTTGTTCGATATTCTGTGCAACCGCAAATCCATTAGAAGTGATTATTGCTGAAACCGAACAGGGAAGAGGAATTTTAGGGGTAATTGATGGCGAAAAAACGAAAGGTATTGAGATGGACAAAGATAAACAAGAGCGTAAAGAATTTTTAAGACAAATTGGATATAAAAAATAG
- the polX gene encoding DNA polymerase/3'-5' exonuclease PolX, translating into MKNKEIANIFDRIADALEFKGEQVFRVLAYRKAARIIEELSEDIEVLNKEGKLRDIPGIGEGIAKKIDEYLKTGKMKKFQEAMQGIPQELLELLNIQNLGPKTLKLANEKLGVKNLSDLKKVIEDGSLAKLFRMGEKKVDNIRKGIILYEQGQKRIPIDTALQIAEMVVDYLKKAPGILDISPSGSLRRMKETIGDIDILVTGKDGDKIIDYFTKMPEVTQVLASGSTKGSVIIGSGEEAIQVDVRFVEPKSYGSALQYFTGSKEHNIKLRSLAKEKGLKLSEYGVYRNEKYLAGKTEEEVYKILGLLWIPPEIREDRGEIEAALANKLPKLIGYDEIRGDLQVHSNYSDGAASIEDIVQAGIKLGYEYIAITDHSKTAQYAGGLSEDHLKMQWDEIDKVQDKYKKIKILKGVEVDILKSGKLDFSDRVLSNLDIVLAAIHQGFKQNVTERICSAIENPYVDIIAHPTGRLINKREGYDVDLEKVLEHAQKYEKILEINAYPNRLDLNDIWARRAKEMGIKLAINTDAHGVLDLNWMRFGIGVARRAWLEKQDVINAMKWQDLKKLLIRRRKGKDNSG; encoded by the coding sequence ATGAAGAATAAAGAAATTGCCAATATTTTTGATAGAATTGCTGATGCCTTAGAATTTAAAGGCGAGCAAGTGTTTCGTGTGCTGGCATATCGAAAAGCAGCACGAATCATAGAAGAATTATCTGAAGATATTGAGGTCCTAAATAAAGAAGGAAAATTAAGAGATATTCCAGGCATTGGCGAAGGTATTGCTAAAAAAATAGATGAATATCTAAAAACCGGCAAAATGAAAAAGTTCCAAGAAGCAATGCAAGGTATTCCGCAAGAATTACTGGAGTTACTTAATATCCAAAATTTAGGTCCGAAGACACTAAAATTGGCAAATGAGAAATTAGGTGTAAAAAATTTATCAGATTTGAAAAAAGTCATCGAAGATGGGTCTTTAGCAAAACTCTTTCGTATGGGTGAAAAGAAAGTTGATAATATACGTAAAGGGATTATCCTCTACGAACAAGGTCAAAAGCGTATTCCGATTGATACTGCTCTTCAGATTGCAGAAATGGTAGTTGATTATTTGAAAAAAGCACCGGGCATTCTTGATATTTCGCCCTCTGGGTCGTTACGAAGAATGAAAGAAACCATTGGCGACATTGATATATTAGTCACCGGTAAAGATGGTGATAAAATAATCGACTACTTTACTAAAATGCCTGAAGTTACACAAGTCCTTGCTTCAGGTAGCACTAAAGGTTCGGTCATTATCGGTTCGGGTGAAGAAGCAATTCAAGTTGATGTTCGATTTGTTGAGCCAAAATCTTATGGTTCAGCATTACAATATTTTACCGGCTCTAAAGAGCACAATATCAAACTTCGCAGTTTAGCCAAAGAAAAAGGACTTAAGTTATCAGAATATGGTGTTTATCGAAATGAAAAATATTTAGCAGGAAAAACCGAAGAAGAAGTTTACAAAATATTAGGATTATTATGGATACCGCCGGAAATACGCGAAGACCGGGGGGAAATTGAAGCCGCTTTAGCCAATAAGTTACCAAAATTAATCGGTTATGATGAAATCAGAGGCGATTTACAAGTTCATTCTAACTATTCTGATGGTGCTGCATCAATAGAAGACATTGTTCAAGCCGGTATAAAACTCGGTTATGAATATATCGCGATTACCGACCACTCGAAAACGGCTCAATATGCGGGTGGACTTTCTGAAGACCATTTAAAAATGCAATGGGACGAGATTGATAAAGTCCAAGATAAATATAAAAAGATTAAGATTCTAAAGGGTGTTGAAGTAGATATATTAAAATCAGGCAAACTTGATTTTTCTGACCGAGTTTTAAGTAATCTGGATATTGTCCTTGCAGCCATCCATCAGGGCTTCAAACAGAATGTAACTGAAAGAATCTGTTCGGCAATTGAAAATCCTTATGTTGATATTATTGCACATCCAACCGGCAGATTGATAAACAAACGGGAAGGCTACGATGTCGATTTAGAAAAAGTTTTAGAACATGCTCAAAAATACGAGAAGATATTAGAAATCAATGCTTATCCGAATCGACTTGACTTGAATGATATATGGGCAAGACGGGCAAAAGAAATGGGTATCAAATTAGCAATTAACACAGATGCCCACGGTGTACTTGATTTAAACTGGATGCGCTTTGGAATTGGAGTTGCTCGTCGTGCCTGGTTAGAAAAACAAGATGTTATTAATGCGATGAAGTGGCAAGACCTTAAAAAACTCTTAATTCGTCGCCGAAAAGGAAAGGACAACTCTGGATAA
- a CDS encoding C25 family cysteine peptidase, translated as MRRILFYFLIFSSVVSATSEVVNFSDNLGKNHLFNIISTSDAGVEIIFSMLRMVVEEIEVDGMPMKTYGVPGIFLPNDEGAPSLQGTGRYIAIPQGATAKATIIETRKEVYHNIEVAPAPKIPLETDTSPLRYVKNMEIYGKNEYYPDSPVKLSEPMQIRGVDCVILGITPFQYNPITKELIVYKDIRVRIDFIGGNGRFGEPLLRNPYWEPILQGHLLNYNSLPAFDYDEYFARCRTQDKSGRNGAEYIIIVPDDPAFIAWAETIKVWRKLQGISTVVYNLTQIGGNTTTAIKNFLTNAYNTWNPRPVGFLLLSDYENSGKTYGITSYRLTHPYQGTYIMDNWYADITGDNLPDMYHGRICAQNESQLSIMIRKFLSYERAPYSNASFYNPIICAAWQTERWFQLCGEVIRGFMINGLSKNPVRLYAIYSGTPTAGGVWSTATNTSTVVNYFYNLGWLPSTTNPNGSSWWNNGNNTLITQAINNGAFLLQHRDHGGETGWGEPAYTNSDISNLTNDKLIFVNSHNCLTGRYDYASEVFTEKFHRYTYNNTLSGALGVNAASQVSYSFVNDCYVWGMYDCMWQQFMPDYPASDITPTATLYPCAAMSYGKYFLQSSSWPYNTSDKVITYNLFHHHGDVFNPLYSQVPQNLTVSHASTLPANATSFSVTANEGSIIALTVNNEIIGVALGTGNPVSIPISPQAPGNTMKVTVTKVNYYRYMASVPIVAGSSAYIIATKTVLNDSNNNAQINPGELINYGVYAKNTGGMTGQGIYGKLSETSPYITMVRDSSWFGNIASNDSAISNPYFQFRPTNNCPNGHIVNLTLKFYDINSNNWTSNLSVTVYAPDLIYQSVAVTGGNGNDILNIGETANLIVMIKNIGGASATNVSSKLKTNSTYITINDSMGNFGTIQPNNSATNSADPYTVTVSPYAPAGTSVQFSLIVISGVYIDTLNFSLLIEPYLEDFEINNGNYSANPSSSAWEWGIPTSGPNSSHSGSKLWATVLNGNYANNADWKLTSKEFIATQNNPILKFWHWYNIELSSYYPGRAWDGGNVKISTDSGNTWILIRPIGGYDGVAYTTTYGIAGESCYSGIDTVWTEEQFTLPVNIGQRFFLRWHFGSDGGVVRPGWYVDDISSIGFVPFVKINDVGVEAIIYPNTSHQVSTPLQPKVRLRNYGNISQSNFQVICSIVNANGTYRYSNTQTITSINPYDTVRVNFPSWTPTIIEGCTIKIRTKLTNDQNLSNDRMTYYFSIGDYIPPAIPTQILPPNGSSSNNPSPRFFWRLISEAVLYNLVVLKNQQEVINVNISETTYSASQLSSGTYQWKVRARDEAGNWSNFSSEWTLIIIAETPGWSQKEPVNSNLSPAIFNAIKDGGALVGTGDEYLYAFIGTKTNIFRRYSIHTKSGWETVESIPFGFKFRPETGVDPTTINKKFIGKGSALCYDGISKIYAVRGNGTWEFWCYDIPSHTWTQLPYLPSPKAPKSGTSLAYHNNFVYLLVGGHRPTDQTNFYAYNIAESTWTIKAGVHLGSNYKPWKAGSCITELNSKIYALKGGDNYNLFFVYNPTTNSWSDLESMPLPNMVFGQYKTKVLVKDGAAIASDDNAIYAIKGGGTDVFWKYTPGNPGIWEIKDRLPVFDKKHAPKTGSAMAYAGGKIWLLVGNKQPDFWCYTIGAQDIFTTKPSTYPNIATERSISNLKFHLEISPNPFNKLTTIQYTVPIAGEVSIKLYNINGQLIKTIIDEHHNKGNYTTILSTDNLTKGIYFIRYIDKRYQKEIKLIVQ; from the coding sequence ATGAGAAGAATATTATTTTATTTTCTTATTTTTTCTTCAGTTGTCTCCGCAACTTCCGAAGTTGTAAATTTTTCTGATAATTTAGGCAAAAATCATTTATTTAATATTATCTCAACTTCAGATGCCGGAGTAGAAATTATTTTCAGTATGCTCCGGATGGTTGTAGAAGAAATAGAAGTTGACGGTATGCCAATGAAAACTTATGGTGTGCCAGGAATATTTCTGCCCAATGATGAAGGTGCACCCAGTCTTCAAGGCACTGGTCGTTATATTGCAATACCTCAAGGTGCAACTGCTAAAGCCACAATCATTGAAACTCGCAAAGAAGTTTATCATAACATCGAAGTTGCCCCAGCACCTAAAATACCTTTAGAAACTGATACTTCGCCATTGCGCTATGTCAAGAATATGGAGATTTATGGTAAAAATGAATATTACCCAGATTCGCCGGTAAAACTTTCTGAGCCAATGCAAATTCGGGGTGTTGATTGTGTGATATTAGGAATTACACCTTTTCAATATAACCCAATAACCAAGGAGTTAATTGTTTATAAAGATATTAGAGTTAGAATAGATTTTATTGGTGGCAATGGTCGTTTTGGGGAACCGTTATTGCGTAATCCTTATTGGGAACCAATTCTGCAAGGACATCTGTTAAACTATAATTCCCTGCCAGCATTTGACTATGATGAATATTTTGCGCGGTGTCGAACTCAAGATAAAAGTGGAAGAAATGGTGCGGAATATATTATCATTGTTCCTGATGACCCAGCATTTATTGCTTGGGCTGAAACCATCAAAGTCTGGCGCAAATTACAAGGAATTTCTACTGTCGTATATAATCTAACCCAAATCGGCGGTAATACCACAACTGCAATCAAGAATTTTTTGACTAATGCTTATAACACTTGGAACCCCCGACCTGTAGGATTCTTACTCTTATCCGATTATGAAAATTCTGGAAAAACTTATGGTATTACCTCCTATCGTTTAACTCACCCTTATCAAGGAACCTATATTATGGATAATTGGTATGCAGACATAACCGGTGATAATTTACCAGATATGTATCATGGTCGAATATGTGCGCAGAATGAATCGCAATTAAGTATTATGATAAGAAAATTTCTTAGTTATGAGCGAGCACCTTACTCCAATGCGAGTTTTTATAATCCTATTATTTGTGCGGCTTGGCAGACTGAAAGATGGTTTCAATTGTGTGGTGAAGTTATTCGTGGCTTTATGATAAATGGATTAAGTAAAAACCCAGTGCGTTTGTATGCAATTTATTCGGGCACACCAACGGCTGGTGGAGTTTGGTCAACTGCGACCAATACTTCAACTGTGGTTAATTATTTCTATAATCTTGGTTGGTTACCATCAACAACTAATCCGAATGGTTCCAGTTGGTGGAATAACGGTAATAACACATTGATTACTCAGGCAATTAATAATGGTGCATTTTTATTACAACATCGAGACCACGGCGGAGAAACTGGTTGGGGCGAACCTGCTTACACCAATTCTGATATTAGCAATTTAACAAATGACAAATTAATTTTTGTCAATTCTCATAATTGTTTAACTGGACGATATGACTATGCGAGTGAAGTCTTTACTGAGAAGTTTCATCGTTATACATATAATAATACCTTAAGCGGTGCTTTAGGTGTTAATGCCGCCAGTCAAGTTTCTTATTCATTTGTTAATGACTGCTATGTCTGGGGTATGTATGATTGTATGTGGCAGCAATTTATGCCTGATTATCCTGCATCCGACATTACACCAACCGCAACTCTTTATCCTTGCGCCGCAATGAGTTATGGTAAATATTTCTTACAATCGTCAAGTTGGCCCTACAATACTTCAGATAAAGTCATCACTTATAATTTATTTCATCATCATGGCGATGTCTTCAATCCATTATATTCTCAAGTTCCCCAAAATTTGACCGTGAGCCATGCATCAACCCTACCAGCAAATGCCACTAGTTTTTCCGTTACGGCTAACGAAGGTTCTATAATTGCTCTGACAGTAAATAATGAGATTATTGGAGTTGCCTTAGGCACCGGGAATCCGGTATCAATTCCAATTTCTCCCCAAGCACCTGGTAATACAATGAAAGTTACGGTCACTAAGGTAAATTATTATCGTTATATGGCATCAGTGCCAATTGTGGCCGGTTCTTCAGCATACATTATTGCGACTAAGACAGTCCTTAATGATTCTAATAATAATGCTCAAATCAATCCGGGTGAATTAATTAATTATGGCGTTTATGCGAAAAACACAGGCGGGATGACCGGCCAAGGCATTTATGGTAAGTTATCAGAAACTAGCCCGTATATCACAATGGTCAGAGATTCCAGTTGGTTTGGAAATATTGCCAGTAATGACTCAGCAATATCAAATCCCTATTTTCAATTTCGACCAACGAATAATTGTCCCAATGGACATATTGTAAACCTTACGCTAAAATTTTATGATATTAATAGCAATAACTGGACGTCAAATTTAAGCGTTACAGTCTATGCTCCAGATTTAATCTATCAGAGTGTTGCAGTTACAGGTGGTAATGGTAATGATATTTTGAATATCGGTGAAACTGCTAATTTGATTGTAATGATAAAAAATATTGGTGGTGCGAGTGCAACCAATGTCAGTTCAAAATTAAAGACAAACTCAACCTACATTACAATTAATGACTCTATGGGAAATTTTGGCACAATCCAACCCAACAATTCAGCAACTAATTCTGCTGACCCTTATACAGTAACAGTTAGTCCTTATGCACCCGCAGGAACAAGTGTACAATTTTCTCTCATTGTTATTTCTGGAGTTTATATTGATACGCTGAATTTTTCATTATTAATTGAACCTTATCTTGAAGATTTTGAAATTAATAACGGAAATTATTCAGCCAATCCCAGTTCGTCGGCTTGGGAATGGGGAATTCCAACATCTGGACCTAATTCTTCGCATTCAGGCTCAAAACTTTGGGCAACTGTGCTTAATGGAAATTATGCAAACAACGCGGATTGGAAATTGACCAGTAAAGAATTTATTGCCACTCAAAATAATCCGATTCTAAAATTTTGGCATTGGTATAACATAGAATTAAGCAGTTATTATCCTGGTCGTGCCTGGGATGGAGGAAATGTTAAGATTTCAACTGATAGTGGTAATACTTGGATTTTAATCCGTCCGATTGGTGGTTACGATGGCGTTGCCTATACTACAACTTATGGTATTGCAGGCGAATCTTGCTATAGTGGAATAGATACTGTTTGGACTGAAGAGCAATTTACTCTGCCTGTAAATATTGGGCAGCGTTTCTTTTTACGATGGCATTTTGGCAGTGACGGCGGCGTAGTACGACCTGGTTGGTATGTTGATGATATTAGTAGTATAGGATTTGTTCCGTTTGTCAAAATTAATGATGTTGGAGTTGAAGCAATTATCTATCCGAATACTTCACATCAAGTAAGTACTCCTTTACAACCAAAAGTCCGACTTAGAAATTATGGTAATATCTCTCAATCTAATTTTCAAGTCATCTGCTCAATTGTTAATGCTAATGGGACATATCGTTATTCCAATACCCAGACCATTACATCAATTAATCCCTATGACACGGTGCGAGTTAATTTTCCTTCATGGACCCCAACAATAATTGAAGGCTGTACAATCAAGATACGAACTAAACTCACTAACGACCAAAACTTAAGCAATGATCGAATGACTTATTACTTTTCCATCGGTGATTATATACCACCGGCAATACCAACTCAAATTTTACCACCTAACGGCTCAAGTAGTAATAACCCAAGCCCAAGATTTTTCTGGCGTTTAATATCTGAAGCGGTCCTTTATAATTTAGTTGTCTTAAAAAACCAACAAGAAGTAATTAATGTAAACATAAGTGAAACGACCTATTCGGCATCACAACTATCTTCTGGAACTTACCAGTGGAAGGTTCGTGCTCGGGATGAAGCCGGTAATTGGAGCAACTTCTCGTCCGAATGGACTCTTATTATAATCGCTGAAACTCCTGGGTGGTCACAAAAAGAACCAGTTAATTCTAATTTATCTCCAGCAATATTCAATGCAATCAAAGATGGTGGCGCCTTAGTCGGTACCGGTGACGAATATCTATATGCATTTATTGGAACTAAAACCAATATATTTAGGCGATACTCTATCCACACAAAATCAGGATGGGAAACAGTTGAATCAATACCTTTCGGTTTCAAATTTCGTCCCGAGACCGGTGTTGACCCTACGACAATCAACAAAAAATTTATTGGCAAAGGTTCTGCCCTATGTTATGATGGAATAAGTAAAATTTATGCAGTTAGAGGTAATGGCACCTGGGAATTCTGGTGTTATGATATTCCTTCTCACACTTGGACTCAATTACCTTATTTACCATCGCCAAAAGCGCCTAAGAGTGGAACATCGCTTGCCTATCATAATAACTTTGTCTATCTTTTGGTTGGTGGTCATAGACCAACCGACCAAACCAATTTCTATGCTTATAATATTGCTGAAAGCACCTGGACAATCAAGGCCGGAGTTCATTTAGGTTCAAATTATAAACCGTGGAAAGCCGGCAGTTGTATAACCGAACTCAATAGCAAAATCTATGCACTTAAAGGTGGCGATAATTATAACTTATTCTTTGTTTATAACCCGACAACCAATAGTTGGAGTGACTTAGAATCAATGCCTTTACCCAATATGGTCTTTGGACAATACAAAACCAAAGTATTGGTCAAAGATGGGGCGGCAATAGCATCTGATGACAATGCCATCTATGCCATCAAAGGTGGTGGCACTGATGTCTTTTGGAAATATACACCTGGTAATCCAGGCATTTGGGAAATAAAAGACCGGCTTCCAGTATTTGACAAGAAGCACGCACCTAAAACCGGTTCAGCAATGGCTTATGCCGGAGGTAAAATCTGGCTCTTAGTCGGTAATAAGCAACCTGATTTCTGGTGCTACACAATCGGCGCCCAAGACATATTTACGACAAAACCATCTACTTATCCAAATATCGCAACTGAGAGAAGTATCTCAAACTTAAAATTCCATCTTGAGATTAGTCCTAATCCTTTTAATAAACTAACTACAATTCAATATACTGTTCCAATTGCCGGCGAAGTTTCAATTAAACTCTACAATATAAATGGACAATTAATCAAAACCATTATTGACGAACATCATAATAAAGGTAATTATACTACAATACTAT
- the purM gene encoding phosphoribosylformylglycinamidine cyclo-ligase, translating into MEKVAQAYKKAGVDINKTSKIKLRIKSLAKKTFSSQVLSEIGLFGGLYDLSRRTDYTRGSTVLVASCDGVGTKLNIAQMMNKHNTVGEDLVNHCVNDILTLGAKPLFFLDYIAYSEVNSTVIEEVVSGLTNGCRKNNCALIGGETAMMPGMYKKGEYDLVGFIVGIVDKDKIIDGKKIKVGDKLIGLPSSGLHTNGYSLARKIFFTDNKFTINTKLPGLSQPLGELLLKTHRSYLKQVYPLLSYIAGIAHITGGGFFENLERLLPKKLSCIIYQDTWQIPKIFTLIQKYGNITNQEMYRVFNMGIGMILFVRPNNVDKIVRRIPNAKIIGEVIKGNKEVRIISSKSKIRKA; encoded by the coding sequence ATGGAAAAAGTTGCTCAAGCATATAAAAAAGCTGGCGTGGATATAAACAAAACTTCAAAAATCAAATTACGAATCAAATCATTAGCCAAAAAGACTTTTTCATCTCAAGTTTTATCCGAAATTGGATTGTTTGGCGGACTATACGACTTATCACGAAGAACGGATTACACAAGAGGTTCAACGGTTTTAGTTGCCAGTTGTGATGGAGTTGGCACAAAACTAAACATTGCTCAAATGATGAATAAACATAACACCGTTGGCGAGGATTTGGTTAATCACTGTGTTAATGACATTTTAACCTTAGGTGCTAAACCTTTATTTTTTTTAGATTATATCGCTTATAGTGAAGTCAATTCAACAGTAATTGAAGAAGTTGTTAGCGGATTGACTAATGGTTGTAGAAAAAATAATTGTGCTTTAATTGGGGGGGAAACTGCAATGATGCCTGGAATGTATAAGAAAGGCGAATACGATCTGGTTGGATTTATTGTCGGTATTGTTGACAAAGATAAAATTATTGATGGCAAAAAGATTAAAGTCGGTGATAAATTAATCGGTCTTCCATCTTCAGGACTCCATACAAATGGCTATTCTTTAGCAAGAAAAATATTCTTCACAGATAATAAATTTACTATAAATACTAAACTTCCAGGATTAAGTCAACCATTAGGCGAGTTATTATTAAAAACACATCGTTCATACTTAAAACAAGTCTACCCCCTTCTCTCTTATATTGCTGGTATTGCTCATATTACTGGAGGTGGGTTTTTTGAAAATCTTGAGCGGTTGTTACCTAAGAAATTATCTTGCATAATTTATCAAGACACATGGCAAATTCCGAAAATCTTTACCTTAATTCAAAAATACGGTAATATTACAAATCAAGAAATGTATCGTGTCTTTAATATGGGCATTGGAATGATATTATTTGTGCGTCCAAACAATGTTGATAAAATTGTCCGAAGAATACCAAATGCGAAAATAATTGGTGAAGTTATTAAAGGAAATAAGGAAGTGCGAATAATAAGTTCAAAAAGCAAAATTCGAAAAGCATAA
- a CDS encoding peptidyl-prolyl cis-trans isomerase, which translates to MIIKMRRWSKILFIIVAATFIGGFLMSELWQMLRSTSGQGMLAKGIVGKVGKKKITLNEYRNAFNYFLNKYQIEKKIRDLSQQDFENIQQQTWQYLTTEKSWQDILKKTKIKITEPEIIEIIKSNPPPEIQNNPEFYTDGKFNYEKYQQYMFAPENRVQLTLYAQELADALPKEKFRLDVLNSYRVTSGEINDAMEKENTSIKVTFLYFSNKVLTEKYTPTEDELKKYYAKNKSKYERKESYRVKSVFFPLTITSRDSLDAQRQIEDAYELTKTEEFNILIRDFSENPTDTTARWIKIKELDSISQNALRKLTNDSVTPPILTSTGWQIIKVVAKAKDSVKIQKITKSIKITRETETALLDSINAFLDRARTENFDTLCQQYGLFLREMPPMTKDRLGFPGILSQNQFKEFVLKSKPGAVSKPLKGRGGYYIFQYIGKEPKSIQPFDKVKSSIEWTVRREKEKDLIKKYAEEIMEKVKNRVPLESIVRTESLIDLRTEEFNSFKECRNRRGSEFAGTAYALNPGEVYGVLSTDAGAFIIRCDERRNNATFNPDSYRENRVTEVGNQIFQDATRMPEILDFRDATFF; encoded by the coding sequence ATGATTATAAAAATGCGAAGATGGAGCAAAATATTATTTATTATTGTTGCCGCTACTTTTATTGGCGGATTTTTAATGAGTGAATTATGGCAAATGCTACGTAGCACATCTGGTCAAGGGATGCTCGCAAAAGGTATCGTGGGAAAAGTCGGTAAGAAAAAGATAACCCTTAATGAATATCGCAACGCTTTTAATTATTTCTTAAATAAATACCAAATCGAAAAGAAAATTCGAGACCTATCACAACAGGATTTTGAGAATATTCAACAACAGACCTGGCAATACCTAACCACTGAAAAATCTTGGCAGGACATTTTGAAAAAAACTAAAATAAAAATTACTGAACCGGAAATTATTGAAATTATCAAATCGAATCCTCCCCCTGAGATTCAAAATAATCCCGAGTTTTATACGGATGGCAAGTTTAATTACGAAAAGTATCAACAGTATATGTTTGCTCCGGAAAATCGAGTCCAATTAACTCTATATGCACAAGAACTGGCTGATGCCTTACCCAAAGAAAAATTCCGGCTTGATGTTTTAAACAGTTATCGCGTGACTAGTGGTGAAATTAACGATGCTATGGAGAAAGAGAATACAAGTATTAAAGTTACCTTTCTTTATTTTAGTAACAAAGTTTTAACCGAAAAATATACACCAACTGAAGATGAACTTAAAAAGTACTATGCAAAGAACAAAAGCAAGTATGAAAGAAAAGAGTCGTATCGAGTGAAAAGTGTATTCTTTCCTTTAACTATTACTTCCCGAGATTCATTAGATGCCCAAAGGCAAATTGAAGATGCCTATGAACTCACTAAAACTGAAGAGTTCAATATTTTGATTCGAGATTTTTCGGAAAATCCAACTGATACTACTGCCCGATGGATAAAAATAAAAGAATTGGATTCAATTTCCCAAAATGCACTTCGCAAACTGACAAATGATTCTGTTACGCCACCAATACTTACTTCAACTGGTTGGCAAATTATTAAAGTAGTTGCTAAAGCAAAAGACAGTGTGAAAATTCAAAAGATAACCAAGTCTATAAAAATTACCCGAGAGACTGAAACTGCATTATTGGATAGCATCAATGCTTTCTTAGACCGCGCTCGAACAGAAAATTTTGATACACTATGTCAGCAATACGGACTATTCTTAAGGGAAATGCCACCAATGACCAAAGACCGGCTTGGTTTTCCTGGCATTTTGAGTCAGAATCAATTTAAGGAATTTGTACTAAAATCTAAACCAGGGGCAGTCAGTAAACCTCTGAAAGGTCGAGGTGGTTATTACATTTTCCAATATATCGGAAAAGAGCCTAAATCAATTCAACCATTTGATAAAGTCAAAAGTTCGATTGAATGGACAGTAAGAAGAGAAAAAGAAAAGGATTTGATAAAAAAATATGCTGAGGAAATTATGGAAAAGGTTAAGAATCGTGTACCTCTCGAATCAATTGTTCGCACTGAAAGTTTAATAGACCTAAGAACTGAGGAATTCAATTCATTTAAAGAATGCCGAAACCGACGGGGTTCAGAATTTGCCGGTACTGCTTATGCTTTGAATCCGGGTGAAGTTTATGGAGTATTATCAACCGATGCAGGAGCATTTATCATACGCTGTGATGAACGAAGAAATAATGCAACTTTTAACCCGGACAGTTATCGAGAGAATCGAGTCACAGAAGTTGGCAATCAAATTTTCCAAGATGCGACGAGGATGCCGGAAATTCTTGATTTTCGTGACGCAACATTCTTTTAA